The Macaca mulatta isolate MMU2019108-1 chromosome 19, T2T-MMU8v2.0, whole genome shotgun sequence sequence GGCGATGGCGTGGCTGGTGGCGGCAGTAACACTTGCAGGGACAGGAGTTAAGCACCTGGAAGGGCGGCCAGTGGCGCGCAGTGCGGGTGTTAGCTGCCCCAGTCTGAGAGGCCCCGCTGCCACCACCCCCTCCACCGCTGCTGTCCGGCACTGTAGCTGTAGCTCCTTCACGAGGACCGTCTCCAGGCAAGCCATCCTCACGGGTTGCGCCCCGGGCTGCACGGGAACCCTTGTTCCTGCGCGTGCGGGTCTTGATGGGTGCAGCCGCGGGTGCGGGCGCGGACACAGGCGGCGAGGGCTCAGCCACGGTGGGAGCTGGGGATGGGgctggggccggggccggggccggggccggggcctgGTCGGCGGCTGAGGCTGGGGGCAGAGCAGGGGCTAGGGTGGGAGCCAGGGCTGACGCCTCGTGGCCCAGGCCCGGGGAGAGCGGAGGAGCCATCGGCAGTGGCGTTGACTGGAGCGCTGGTGGCTGCAGTGTGGGCGGCGGTgtgggcgggggcgcgggcggcggCGTGGGCGGTGGCAGCGGTGGTAACTCCTGCAGGCCTGGAGGCCCCGGGCGCATGGGCTCGCCAGTGGGTGCCGGGAAGATGAACATAGGCGGCGCCAGTAGGGCAGGTGCGGGCCTCCGGGGCCCGGGAGCTGAGTGCATCTGCCCTGGTGGTGGCGGAGGGGAGCCCCAAGGCCCAGAGAGTGCAGCCGCACGCCGTCGCGGCGCCCCGATGCCTCCGCCAGCCCCGTTGAAGCGGAAGTGGCGTTCAGGGCCGTCGGGAGCGCTAACCCAGTCGAATTTGGGCTTTGAGCCTGGGAAGGTGGTGTAGGGTGGCGGCGGTAGGGCCTGGGCTTGGGACGCAGGCGCCGAGGGAGGACCAGAGCACCCTTCGCCGTCTCCATcacctccctcagcttcctgtgcCCCTCGAGGAACCTCTCCCAGGGGGCGAGCGGATCCAGGAGGCAGGGGCCCCTGCTTCAGGACCTCGGCGTAAGAGATGGGACCCGAGGCAGCAAAGAGGCCGCCGCCTCCGCCGCCCCCGAGCGAAGCTTTGGCTGCTAAGGAACTCGAGGCTGCCGGAGGAGCCAAAGAGGGCCCCGACTTGAAGGTGATTTTACACAGCAGGCTCAGGCCGGACTCGGAAGCCACAGGCTGGGCCATTTCGCCTTCGCCCGCCTGGGGAGGCGCCCCTCCGCGAGCCCTACCGGCCGTCTGGCCCTGGTTGCCCGGCCCAGCCTGGCTTTCTGTGGGGGTTGAGGCGGGTGTGGCCAGAGCAGGAGTGATTCTGCGGTCCGCCGGCTGCCGTTCAGAAGGTAATGGTGGTGGCGGCTTCCAAGGCTCCAGGGGCGGCGGAAATTGGGATGGGGCCCTCGGGACAGTGTCCTTTACGGATAGTtgccggggcgggggcgggggcggcggcggcggcagcgggcGGAGGCTCGGAGGGTCGCCCTGGCCGCGATGGCTCGCCTCCAGCAGGCCGCGGATCCGGGGCACTGGAGTGCCCGCGGGCTTTTGCCATTTAGACGGGCCGGGCAGCAGGGTCCCCgcgggggctgggggtggtgcAGAGACCGCGGCCGCCTCTTCAGGAGGGGACATCACTGGAGAGGGCCGTTCTAAGGTGAGGGGCAGGGTCGAGGGTGAGGCCTGGGGCTCCCGGGGTACCAGGAGTCCCGGGGGTGCGGAGCTGCCAGGGAACCAGACACCCAGCCCGCGAGTCAGGCGCATGGCCTGGGAGGTCATCTCGGGCTCCACCAGGGACGTCTGGCGGGAGTCGGGGGCGCGGTCCGAGGCCTGCTCTTTTCGGGAGCCCCCACCCGCCGATGGCTCCGACTGCACGTTCCCCATTTCTGACGGAGCTGGGAGACTGATCAGAAAAACTTAAGCCAGTCAGCCTGCCAGGGCCGTGGGGACCCTATGAGGCTGGCTGTACTTGATCTAATGCGTCCGCACCGGCCCCGCCCCTGTTCTCCACGATCCGATCAGGCCCAAGTCCTTAGGTAGCACTCCTATTCCTCGACCCTCGACAATCACGCCTTCTTTCCCATGTCCCCAACACAGCTGCTGTTCAGACACTTCAGTACCTGCCCCATTATGTACTAAGGTTCCATGCCTGTCCCCTTGGCTGGTCATGCTGATCCCTCAGTCCTCTCCTCTAACTCTCTGACTCCTCGCCTCTCTCTAGATCACCTGGGTCCCGCCCTCTTCCCAGACAGCGGCAGATCCTCAGGCCTCACCCCTAAACCTCTTCCCGCGCCAGGTCTATCTACTAGCTGGCATCCACACTCAAGCTCCACCCCTGTCCCCAAGCTCCGCCCTGGCCCCGCCTCCGCCCAGAGGAGCCCACTCACCGAGTCCTCCAGCCGACCAGAGTTCAGACAGCGGCCCCCTGGGCCCGGGGCAGGGCAGGGAACTGCCGTAGCAGAAAATAACCGAAAAGAACGGGGGTGCGGGTGAAGGCAAGTGGGCGAGACAGCGAGGGCGGACCCCGAGATCTAGGCCCCGCCCCTGGAGCTCGAGGCCCCGCCCTCCTGCGAGCCCGCGGGAGCCCGGTCCCTTACGAACCTGGGTCTCCCCTTGAAATACTCCGAGGTCGTCTTCCTCGCCCCCCGGCCTTCTGGTTCTAAGCTCCACCCCTTTGGGTTGTTCTCCTTAGCCCCTCCCCTTTAGAATGCTCCGCCCCTCTCCTTATTCCCTCCCGAGGCCCCGCCCACGCGAACACCCAGGCGTCGCTCCTCCCCTTTGGACCTCTCTGCCCCGCCCCTGAGGCAATTTACCTCTAAGCTCCGCCTTTTTAAGACCCAGCAACATCGTTTCCCAAGACCCTCTCCATGCCCCGGCGCGCCGAGAAGGCCCATCCACCGTGGGCCCGCCCCTTCCGTGACGCACGCACTAGTCCTCGCCTTCAGCATCCAAACCTCGTTATACCCAGGCCCTCCAACCCCACCCACACGTGAAGGCTCCCTTCTCGCCCCACCCCTTATCGAACCCTGCCAGGCACTCAGCCCCTCCTATTTCGAAGCCACAGCGTAGACCACCGCCTCTTTAGAACCTTGAGACCAGCCCCTGTCCCTGCCCCTATCCCCTCCTCATAGCATTAGAGACCAATGGCGCAGATGGGTGGAAAAGTGGGGGATCCCCTCTGGATCTTAAGAAAATGGGGGCTGGGGGGTTGCTCGCTAGAGCTAGTGCCGGGCTCTAGGACCCAGCAGGCAAGTAAGCCCGCCTCGCTCTTACCCCTCCCCCAGCCGCCCCTTCCCCCCCCCACCCGTCTTCCAggttccccctccctcccccctcgccCCGGCTCCCGGTGCCCGTCTCCAGCGCCGCCGGAGCCAGCGAGGGAGCCGGAacgaaaaggaggaggaggaggccgcGTCGCCGCCGCTCGGAGCCCGGCCGGAGCCTCGCAGGCAGGTGCCGAGGGGGGCGAGGGGGCGGGGGCTGACAGACTGCCTGCCCCGATGAGGGGGCGGCCAGGACCGCGCTGCGCCTTCTGCCCACCGAGGCGCCCCCCAGGCCCCGGCTGGGAGGACTAGGGAGTGGGGACCCCTCAAACTGCGCGGCAGCCATTCGGGGTACCAATCTTCATTTGGGGGGTCTGGACTTTCTCCGAGGAAGCCCCATTCACAAAATTCCGTCCTGGACCCTCACCATTGAGGAACGCTGAGGACCACTCCCCCCCGCGGGGGACACAGGATGTGTGGGGAGCGTAGGACACGCTGAAATCCCAGTGCCCCATTCCAGTTAGGCCCTGGGGGGACCCCTGCCCTCGTTCCCTGCTTCACCTGTTGTCGGGGGAGGCGGGCGGACAAAGGAAGCAGCGTCACGTGACTGCTCATTCACAAAATCCCATCCCATTGAGAAAAGGGGGCTGGGGGCGCTGCGGCCGCCCCTTCCCCTCCCGAAGGGCCGGGGAAACCCAGCAGCCtgcaggtgggggagggggctAGAGCTCGTCTGGGTCCCTAAGGTTGGGAcgccagggtccctgtgctgggTGGCAGTGAGGGGCTGGACACTGATCCCGATTACTGGGCGGAGGGCTACGTCCCCTGAGCTGGGGGGCGGGGTAAAATGGTTCTGAAGGATGCTGGGGCTGGGGGgcgggaagggaagagggaggaaggatcAATCTCCCCCCCAATCCCATCTTTCCCCCCTGGCTTCCCTCGGCTGGGGCCTGAGGGAGCAGCCTTGATTTTTGTGAATGAAATGCTCTCTGGATGTGTCTTCGGTCGCCCGTTTCTGACttcctctgcctccatctccctctgAGCCTCTCTTTCTGGCCATTTCTGGTTCTCTCCCTGTTCCCTGCCCATCTCCCGTTGCTGGGTGACTCAGTGAGCTTTGCATCCGGTCTCATTCATAAATCCGGGAAGGGGTGGGGGGGGAAAGAGCCTGGGTTTCTCACCCAGCCTGTGACCTGGACGACAGGGTgcggagg is a genomic window containing:
- the GGN gene encoding gametogenetin, yielding MGNVQSEPSAGGGSRKEQASDRAPDSRQTSLVEPEMTSQAMRLTRGLGVWFPGSSAPPGLLVPREPQASPSTLPLTLERPSPVMSPPEEAAAVSAPPPAPAGTLLPGPSKWQKPAGTPVPRIRGLLEASHRGQGDPPSLRPLPPPPPPPPPRQLSVKDTVPRAPSQFPPPLEPWKPPPPLPSERQPADRRITPALATPASTPTESQAGPGNQGQTAGRARGGAPPQAGEGEMAQPVASESGLSLLCKITFKSGPSLAPPAASSSLAAKASLGGGGGGGLFAASGPISYAEVLKQGPLPPGSARPLGEVPRGAQEAEGGDGDGEGCSGPPSAPASQAQALPPPPYTTFPGSKPKFDWVSAPDGPERHFRFNGAGGGIGAPRRRAAALSGPWGSPPPPPGQMHSAPGPRRPAPALLAPPMFIFPAPTGEPMRPGPPGLQELPPLPPPTPPPAPPPTPPPTLQPPALQSTPLPMAPPLSPGLGHEASALAPTLAPALPPASAADQAPAPAPAPAPAPSPAPTVAEPSPPVSAPAPAAAPIKTRTRRNKGSRAARGATREDGLPGDGPREGATATVPDSSGGGGGGSGASQTGAANTRTARHWPPFQVLNSCPCKCYCRHQPRHRRLPRNVSAWLSTPTNHLGEPPWVATIKLAGSLVAGLEHYDLQATHSN